CCGATCGTACGCGCCTCGTCGTCGAGCGAGTCCCGGAACGAGCGGGTGCCGCCCGCGTGCAACAGGCGCTTCGCCTGGCCGTAGGCGCCGGTCGCGCCCGACAGCCACACCTCGGCGATCGCCCGCGCCCGCGCATCGAGCTCGTCGGGCGCGACGACCTCGGCCACGAGGCCCCACTCGTACGCCTCGGCCGCGGTGAGCATGCGGTCCGAGAGCGTGAGCTCGAGCGCGCGTCGCATGCCGACCGCCTCGGGCAGCAGCGTGCTCACCCCGCAGTCGGGCGTGAGGCCCATGTCGGCGTAGCGGCTGCCGAAGGTGGCGCGATCGGATGCCACGATGACATCGGCCACGAGCATGAACCCGAGCCCGCCGCCGACCACGACACCCTGCACGGCCGCGACGATCGGCACGGCGGACTCGCGGAGCATCCGATGCCCTTCGTGGATGTCGTCGGCGAGGCCCTTCACCGTCGCCTCGCCGCCGGTGGGGTCGTTCGCGGAGAGCTCCGACATTGCGCGCACGTCGCCGCCCGCGCAGAAC
This portion of the Agromyces rhizosphaerae genome encodes:
- a CDS encoding enoyl-CoA hydratase/isomerase family protein, with protein sequence MSDDAILFDVTDGLARITLNRPDRLNAVDPEAIAGWRAAAEAVSTRDDIGAVLLDATGRAFCAGGDVRAMSELSANDPTGGEATVKGLADDIHEGHRMLRESAVPIVAAVQGVVVGGGLGFMLVADVIVASDRATFGSRYADMGLTPDCGVSTLLPEAVGMRRALELTLSDRMLTAAEAYEWGLVAEVVAPDELDARARAIAEVWLSGATGAYGQAKRLLHAGGTRSFRDSLDDEARTIGAAFAAPEAQRRVAAFAAASARGA